Proteins from a single region of Theobroma cacao cultivar B97-61/B2 chromosome 10, Criollo_cocoa_genome_V2, whole genome shotgun sequence:
- the LOC18585724 gene encoding zinc finger CCCH domain-containing protein 53 isoform X1: MDGYEATRIVFSRIQNLEPENASKIMGLLLIQDHGEKEMIRLAFGPEALVHSVVLKAKKELGLPTNSPTTPSTPSSPSPFLANNPNPVTVSRQSSCASRFLGNGAGVNLPPSLAIPTNPSTSSGSSSWSALSDLPNHDELISPSSGLNPSSLPFYGNGGATDMIDEFQLQDQLSFLNEGSPNLNPKNHDLFYSQAADLSSSSAAAACGSTDAMGFPSYWGSSFHRKSSSVSDILGPDDPASGFGWRPCLYFARGYCKNGNNCRFIHGALGESGSMVAGADGAAMVGSPNKVEMMDQCHELLRSKSAQQQRLAAVSQLMGSASFPYSPKCMNLFLQQQQNDTQRAAAALMMGDDMNKFNRSRLERNGFSINGEAGMINPASRQIYLTFPADSTFREEDVSTYFSIYGPVQDVRIPYQQKRMFGFVTFVYPETVKIILAKGNPHFVCDARVLVKPYKEKGKVPDKYRKQQQPQVERGEFSPCGTPTGLDSRDPFDHQLGARMIYNSQDMLWRRKLEEQADLQQALELQNRRLMGLQLLDVKKHHHHRALSCGSPIPSPTHSPNLFSQSLVLPQFHNSQEAPQENCSSPAPAISVTAPEKQAASTANAAGKESASTEENGSGKDSPHCEDGDLPESLEHNLPDSPFASPTKASGEYLSAFSDADVDKDASVSASSVNNNWVSSALLPANNALDMASFNSYNCQLPRFSSGHGTIGMYAGTGGPTCPVGI; encoded by the exons ATGGATGGTTATGAAGCAACCAGAATTGTGTTCTCAAGAATCCAAAACTTAGAACCGGAAAATGCTTCCAAAATCATGGGTCTGCTGCTCATTCAAGATCATGGCGAGAAGGAGATGATTCGTTTAGCCTTTGGACCGGAAGCTTTAGTTCACTCAGTGGTTCTCAAGGCAAAAAAGGAGCTTGGTCTTCCCACTAACTCTCCTACTACACCCTCAACTCCATCATCTCCTTCTCCTTTTCTTGCAAACAACCCAAATCCTGTTACTGTTTCAAGACAAAGCTCATGTGCTTCCAGGTTTCTAGGGAACGGTGCTGGAGTCAATCTTCCACCTTCTCTCGCGATCCCTACCAACCCTTCTACATCTTCTGGTAGTTCATCTTGGAGTGCTTTATCTGATCTTCCTAATCATGACGAGTTGATCAGTCCGAGCAGTGGGTTAAATCCTTCTTCTTTACCCTTCTATGGAAATGGAGGAGCTACTGATATGATTGATGAGTTTCAACTTCAAGACCAACTATCTTTTCTCAATGAGGGCTCACCAAATCTTAACCCCAAAAACCATGATTTGTTCTACTCACAAGCAGCTGACTTATCCTCAAGTTCAGCTGCTGCTGCTTGTGGCAGCACTGACGCCATGGGTTTCCCCTCGTATTGGGGAAGCTCTTTTCACAGGAAGAGTAGCTCTGTGAGCGATATTTTGGGACCTGATGACCCGGCTTCAGGGTTTGGGTGGAGACCCTGCTTGTATTTTGCTAGAGGGTACTGTAAAAATGGGAATAATTGCAGATTTATCCATGGTGCGCTTGGGGAGTCTGGTTCAATGGTTGCTGGGGCAGATGGTGCCGCCATGGTTGGGTCACCTAACAAGGTTGAGATGATGGACCAGTGCCATGAGTTACTTAGATCTAAATCCGCTCAGCAGCAAAGGTTGGCTGCTGTTTCTCAGCTCATGGGTTCTGCTTCTTTTCCTTACTCCCCAAAGTGCATGAATTTGTTTCTTCAACAGCAACAAAATGATACTCAGAG GGCTGCAGCGGCTTTGATGATGGGTGAtgatatgaataaatttaaccGTTCCAGGCTTGAAAGGAACGGTTTTTCCATAAACGGTGAAGCAGGAATGATAAATCCAGCGTCAAGACAGATCTACTTGACTTTCCCAGCTGATAGCACTTTCAGAGAGGAGGATGTGTCAACTTATTTCAG TATTTATGGACCGGTTCAGGATGTGAGGATACCATACCAACAAAAGAGAATGTTTGGATTTGTTACATTTGTTTATCCTGAGACTGTGAAGATCATTCTGGCTAAAGGCAATCCTCATTTTGTTTGCGACGCTCGGGTTCTGGTGAAGCCTTAcaaggagaaaggaaaagtcCCAGACAAGTACAG GAAGCAGCAGCAGCCACAAGTGGAAAGAGGAGAGTTCTCTCCTTGTGGTACTCCAACTGGCCTTGATTCCAGAGACCCATTTGACCATCAGCTTG GAGCAAGGATGATTTACAATTCCCAGGACATGTTATGGAGGAGAAAATTGGAGGAGCAAGCTGATCTGCAGCAAGCCCTTGAGCTTCAAAATAGAAGGTTGATGGGTCTGCAACTCCTTGATGTCAAGAAGCATCACCATCACAGGGCTCTTTCTTGTGGAAGTCCCATTCCTTCACCAACTCACTCACCAAACCTGTTCAGCCAGTCCCTTGTGCTTCCTCAATTTCACAATAGTCAAGAGGCTCCACAAG AGAATTGTTCAAGCCCTGCGCCCGCTATATCTGTCACTGCTCCCGAGAAACAAGCAGCCAGTACTGCTAATGCTGCTGGTAAAGAATCAGCCAGTACTGAAGAGAATGGTAGTGGCAAGGATAGCCCTCATTGTGAAGATGGTGATCTGCCAGAAAG TTTGGAGCACAACCTTCCTGATAGTCCTTTTGCATCTCCTACAAAAGCCTCTGGAGAGTACTTGTCAGCTTTCTCCGATGCTGATGTGGATAAGGATGCTTCAGTCTCGGCTTCTTCTGTTAACAATAATTGGGTTTCTTCAGCCTTACTTCCTGCAAATAATGCCTTAGACATGGCATCCTTCAACTCCTACAACTGCCAACTGCCCAG GTTCTCGTCTGGACATGGGACCATTGGTATGTATGCGGGCACTGGCGGCCCGACTTGCCCTGTTGGAATTTAG
- the LOC18585724 gene encoding zinc finger CCCH domain-containing protein 53 isoform X2: MDGYEATRIVFSRIQNLEPENASKIMGLLLIQDHGEKEMIRLAFGPEALVHSVVLKAKKELGLPTNSPTTPSTPSSPSPFLANNPNPVTVSRQSSCASRFLGNGAGVNLPPSLAIPTNPSTSSGSSSWSALSDLPNHDELISPSSGLNPSSLPFYGNGGATDMIDEFQLQDQLSFLNEGSPNLNPKNHDLFYSQAADLSSSSAAAACGSTDAMGFPSYWGSSFHRKSSSVSDILGPDDPASGFGWRPCLYFARGYCKNGNNCRFIHGALGESGSMVAGADGAAMVGSPNKVEMMDQCHELLRSKSAQQQRLAAVSQLMGSASFPYSPKCMNLFLQQQQNDTQRAAAALMMGDDMNKFNRSRLERNGFSINGEAGMINPASRQIYLTFPADSTFREEDVSTYFSIYGPVQDVRIPYQQKRMFGFVTFVYPETVKIILAKGNPHFVCDARVLVKPYKEKGKVPDKKQQQPQVERGEFSPCGTPTGLDSRDPFDHQLGARMIYNSQDMLWRRKLEEQADLQQALELQNRRLMGLQLLDVKKHHHHRALSCGSPIPSPTHSPNLFSQSLVLPQFHNSQEAPQENCSSPAPAISVTAPEKQAASTANAAGKESASTEENGSGKDSPHCEDGDLPESLEHNLPDSPFASPTKASGEYLSAFSDADVDKDASVSASSVNNNWVSSALLPANNALDMASFNSYNCQLPRFSSGHGTIGMYAGTGGPTCPVGI; this comes from the exons ATGGATGGTTATGAAGCAACCAGAATTGTGTTCTCAAGAATCCAAAACTTAGAACCGGAAAATGCTTCCAAAATCATGGGTCTGCTGCTCATTCAAGATCATGGCGAGAAGGAGATGATTCGTTTAGCCTTTGGACCGGAAGCTTTAGTTCACTCAGTGGTTCTCAAGGCAAAAAAGGAGCTTGGTCTTCCCACTAACTCTCCTACTACACCCTCAACTCCATCATCTCCTTCTCCTTTTCTTGCAAACAACCCAAATCCTGTTACTGTTTCAAGACAAAGCTCATGTGCTTCCAGGTTTCTAGGGAACGGTGCTGGAGTCAATCTTCCACCTTCTCTCGCGATCCCTACCAACCCTTCTACATCTTCTGGTAGTTCATCTTGGAGTGCTTTATCTGATCTTCCTAATCATGACGAGTTGATCAGTCCGAGCAGTGGGTTAAATCCTTCTTCTTTACCCTTCTATGGAAATGGAGGAGCTACTGATATGATTGATGAGTTTCAACTTCAAGACCAACTATCTTTTCTCAATGAGGGCTCACCAAATCTTAACCCCAAAAACCATGATTTGTTCTACTCACAAGCAGCTGACTTATCCTCAAGTTCAGCTGCTGCTGCTTGTGGCAGCACTGACGCCATGGGTTTCCCCTCGTATTGGGGAAGCTCTTTTCACAGGAAGAGTAGCTCTGTGAGCGATATTTTGGGACCTGATGACCCGGCTTCAGGGTTTGGGTGGAGACCCTGCTTGTATTTTGCTAGAGGGTACTGTAAAAATGGGAATAATTGCAGATTTATCCATGGTGCGCTTGGGGAGTCTGGTTCAATGGTTGCTGGGGCAGATGGTGCCGCCATGGTTGGGTCACCTAACAAGGTTGAGATGATGGACCAGTGCCATGAGTTACTTAGATCTAAATCCGCTCAGCAGCAAAGGTTGGCTGCTGTTTCTCAGCTCATGGGTTCTGCTTCTTTTCCTTACTCCCCAAAGTGCATGAATTTGTTTCTTCAACAGCAACAAAATGATACTCAGAG GGCTGCAGCGGCTTTGATGATGGGTGAtgatatgaataaatttaaccGTTCCAGGCTTGAAAGGAACGGTTTTTCCATAAACGGTGAAGCAGGAATGATAAATCCAGCGTCAAGACAGATCTACTTGACTTTCCCAGCTGATAGCACTTTCAGAGAGGAGGATGTGTCAACTTATTTCAG TATTTATGGACCGGTTCAGGATGTGAGGATACCATACCAACAAAAGAGAATGTTTGGATTTGTTACATTTGTTTATCCTGAGACTGTGAAGATCATTCTGGCTAAAGGCAATCCTCATTTTGTTTGCGACGCTCGGGTTCTGGTGAAGCCTTAcaaggagaaaggaaaagtcCCAGACAA GAAGCAGCAGCAGCCACAAGTGGAAAGAGGAGAGTTCTCTCCTTGTGGTACTCCAACTGGCCTTGATTCCAGAGACCCATTTGACCATCAGCTTG GAGCAAGGATGATTTACAATTCCCAGGACATGTTATGGAGGAGAAAATTGGAGGAGCAAGCTGATCTGCAGCAAGCCCTTGAGCTTCAAAATAGAAGGTTGATGGGTCTGCAACTCCTTGATGTCAAGAAGCATCACCATCACAGGGCTCTTTCTTGTGGAAGTCCCATTCCTTCACCAACTCACTCACCAAACCTGTTCAGCCAGTCCCTTGTGCTTCCTCAATTTCACAATAGTCAAGAGGCTCCACAAG AGAATTGTTCAAGCCCTGCGCCCGCTATATCTGTCACTGCTCCCGAGAAACAAGCAGCCAGTACTGCTAATGCTGCTGGTAAAGAATCAGCCAGTACTGAAGAGAATGGTAGTGGCAAGGATAGCCCTCATTGTGAAGATGGTGATCTGCCAGAAAG TTTGGAGCACAACCTTCCTGATAGTCCTTTTGCATCTCCTACAAAAGCCTCTGGAGAGTACTTGTCAGCTTTCTCCGATGCTGATGTGGATAAGGATGCTTCAGTCTCGGCTTCTTCTGTTAACAATAATTGGGTTTCTTCAGCCTTACTTCCTGCAAATAATGCCTTAGACATGGCATCCTTCAACTCCTACAACTGCCAACTGCCCAG GTTCTCGTCTGGACATGGGACCATTGGTATGTATGCGGGCACTGGCGGCCCGACTTGCCCTGTTGGAATTTAG
- the LOC18585725 gene encoding calcium-transporting ATPase 4, plasma membrane-type, with translation MSSTLNIDKLSQFLVPANHVTDMEDYLRKNFAVEHKRPSEEALRRWRRAVSVVKNPRRRFRMVADLAKRAEADRKRINLQEKLRVALYVQKAALHFIDAGKRVQYKLPEDVRQAGFGIGADELAFVVHSHDIKSFEDHGGVEGLAKKVSVSLTDGVVPTNIPLRQKIYGYNQFAEKPARSFWMFVWEALHDLTLIILMVCAAVSIGVGIATEGWPAGMYDGIGIVLCIFLVVLVTAISDYKQSLQFNDLDKEKKNIVVQVTRDGCRQKISIYDLVVGDIVHLSIGDQVPADGVLLSGFSLSIDESSLSGESEPVNVTQQRPFLLAGAKVQDGSAKMLVTTVGMRTEWGRIMVTLSEGGEDETPLQVKLNGVATVIGKIGLGFAVLTFLVLTIRFVVTKALHGEITDWSVSDALILMNFFATAVTIIVVAVPEGLPLAVTLSLAFAMKKLMSNKALVRHLSACETMGSATTICTDKTGTLTTNHMAVNKIWTCGRTIKIEGNQSEEVLQSSITGEVFNILLQSIFQNTGAEVVKGKDGKNNILGSPTETAILEFGLLLGGAFKIHRKESEILKVEPFNSEKKKMSVLVSLSNGGGHRAFCKGASEIILKSCNKIINADGKAEPLSGEQKKCITDVINGFACEALRTLCLAFKDVKDTSIVDSIPEDSYTLIAVVGIKDPVRPGVKEAVKTCLAAGITVRMVTGDNINTAKAMARECGILTDDGLAIEGPDFRDMSPQQMEETLPKLQVMARSSPLDKHKLVTYLRKEFKEVVAVTGDGTNDAPALHEADIGLAMGIAGTEVAKENADVIIMDDNFTTIQNVARWGRAVYINIQKFVQFQLTVNIVALMLNFISACVSGSAPLTAVQLLWVNMIMDTLGALALATEPPHEGLMKRPPIGRDVAFITRIMWRNIIGQSIYQLIVLAILKFDGKRLLQLSGSDTTATLNTVIFNTFVFCQVFNEINSRDMEKVNVIRGIFDSWLFIMVVVSTVASQSIIVELLGTFANTVPLSWDLWLVSILLGAGSLIVAVILKCIPVEKGKEAATTTNHDGYEPLPNGPDMA, from the exons ATGAGCAGCACGTTAAACATAGATAAACTCTCTCAGTTCCTTGTTCCCGCCAATCACG TTACAGATATGGAGGATTACTTGAGAAAGAACTTCGCTGTCGAACACAAAAGGCCATCGGAAGAAGCTCTGAGGAGATGGAGACGTGCAGTTTCTGTGGTCAAGAACCCTCGCCGTAGGTTTCGCATGGTTGCTGATCTTGCTAAACGTGCTGAAGCTGACCGCAAGCGCATAAACCTCCAg GAAAAGTTAAGAGTAGCTCTTTACGTGCAAAAAGCGGCATTGCATTTCATTGATG CTGGCAAGCGAGTCCAGTACAAGCTTCCGGAAGATGTCAGGCAAGCTGGTTTTGGCATTGGAGCTGATGAGCTAGCATTCGTTGTTCACTCCCATGACATAAAGAGCTTCGAAGATCATGGAGGAGTTGAAGGCTTAGCAAAAAAAGTCTCTGTATCTCTGACCGACGGTGTTGTTCCAACTAATATTCCACTCAGGCAAAAAATATATGGCTACAACCAATTTGCTGAGAAACCTGCTAGATCCTTTTGGATGTTTGTATGGGAAGCCCTGCATGACTTGACTTTGATTATTCTCATGGTATGTGCTGCTGTTTCTATTGGTGTTGGAATTGCTACTGAAGGGTGGCCTGCAGGTATGTATGATGGGATAGGAATTGTACTCTGCATTTTCCTGGTGGTATTGGTCACGGCCATAAGTGATTACAAGCAGTCCTTGCAATTCAATGACTTGgataaagagaagaaaaacatAGTTGTTCAGGTCACCAGAGATGGATGCAGGCAGAAGATTTCTATCTATGATTTGGTGGTTGGGGATATTGTTCATCTATCAATTGGAGATCAAGTTCCAGCAGATGGTGTTCTTCTATCTGGTTTCAGCTTATCAATTGATGAATCAAGCTTGTCAGGTGAGAGTGAGCCTGTTAATGTTACTCAACAGAGGCCTTTTCTTCTCGCCGGGGCAAAAGTCCAAGATGGCTCCGCCAAAATGTTGGTGACTACAGTTGGTATGAGGACTGAATGGGGAAGAATAATGGTTACTCTAAGTGAAGGTGGAGAAGATGAAACACCTCTACAGGTGAAGCTCAATGGAGTTGCCACCGTTATTGGAAAGATTGGTTTGGGTTTTGCTGTCTTGACATTTTTGGTTCTGACCATAAGGTTTGTTGTGACAAAGGCACTCCATGGTGAGATCACAGACTGGTCTGTGAGCGACGCTCTGATACTCATGAATTTCTTTGCCACTGCAGTTACTATAATTGTAGTTGCAGTTCCGGAAGGGTTACCACTGGCAGTAACACTAAGTCTTGCATTTGCGATGAAAAAGTTAATGAGTAATAAAGCTCTTGTTAGACATCTCTCTGCATGTGAGACAATGGGATCAGCTACTACCATTTGCACTGATAAGACGGGGACTCTGACTACTAATCATATGGCTGTCAATAAAATTTGGACTTGTGGACgaacaataaaaattgaagGCAACCAAAGTGAGGAAGTTTTGCAGTCCTCAATCACTGGAGAAGTATTCAACATACTTTTGCAGTCCATATTTCAAAATACTGGCGCAGAAGTAGTCAAAGGAAAAGATGGAAAGAATAACATATTAGGTTCTCCAACAGAGACAGCAATATTAGAGTTTGGTTTGCTTTTGGGGGGTGCCTTCAAAATCCATAGGAAGGAATCTGAAATTCTGAAAGTTGAGCCCTTCAAttcagagaagaaaaagatgtcCGTCCTTGTCTCCCTATCTAATGGTGGTGGGCACAGAGCATTTTGCAAAGGTGCATcagaaataattttaaaatcttgCAATAAGATAATCAATGCTGATGGGAAGGCTGAGCCTCTATCCGGAGAACAGAAGAAGTGCATCACTGATGTGATTAATGGCTTCGCCTGTGAAGCCCTAAGAACTCTATGCTTGGCTTTCAAGGATGTAAAGGACACTTCTATAGTAGATAGCATTCCTGAAGATAGCTATACACTGATAGCTGTGGTTGGAATTAAGGATCCTGTGCGTCCAGGGGTCAAGGAAGCAGTGAAAACTTGTTTAGCTGCCGGGATTACTGTGCGGATGGTCACCGGAGACAACATTAATACCGCTAAAGCTATGGCAAGAGAATGTGGAATTTTGACAGATGATGGTTTGGCAATTGAAGGGCCCGATTTTCGTGACATGAGTCCACAGCAGATGGAGGAGACACTACCAAAACTGCAG GTTATGGCCCGATCATCGCCCTTGGATAAGCACAAGCTAGTAACCTACTTGAGGAAGGAGTTTAAAGAAGTCGTGGCAGTGACTGGCGATGGGACAAACGATGCACCTGCTTTGCATGAGGCTGACATTGGACTTGCTATGGGAATAGCCGGAACAGAG GTTGCAAAAGAAAATGCCGATGTTATCATAATGGATGATAACTTCACGACTATTCAGAATGTTGCCAGATGGGGGCGTGCAGTTTATATCAATATCCAAAAGTTTGTACAGTTCCAGCTTACAGTTAACATTGTCGCTCTCATGCTCAATTTCATTTCTGCATGCGTCTCAG GTTCTGCTCCTCTCACGGCTGTTCAGCTGCTGTGGGTGAACATGATCATGGACACTCTCGGTGCGTTGGCATTGGCTACAGAACCTCCTCATGAGGGCCTGATGAAAAGACCTCCTATTGGAAGGGATGTAGCTTTCATCACCAGGATCATGTGGAGGAATATCATCGGCCAGAGCATTTATCAATTGATTGTACTTGCAATTCTCAAGTTTGATGGGAAACGGCTTTTGCAGCTTTCTGGTTCAGATACTACTGCTACTTTGAACACAGTCATCTTCAATACCTTCGTATTTTGCCAG GTGTTCAATGAAATCAATAGCAGGGATATGGAGAAGGTAAATGTTATCCGAGGCATCTTTGATAGTTGGCTATTCATTATGGTGGTGGTCTCTACAGTGGCTTCCCAAAGCATAATAGTCGAATTGTTGGGTACTTTTGCAAACACTGTGCCACTGAGCTGGGACTTATGGCTGGTCAGCATCTTACTTGGAGCAGGAAGCCTAATCGTTGCTGTTATCCTCAAATGCATTCCCGTTGAGAAAGGCAAGGAAGCTGCCACAACCACGAACCATGACGGCTACGAACCACTCCCGAATGGTCCAGATATGGCATGA
- the LOC18585726 gene encoding uncharacterized protein LOC18585726, which translates to MSLVDYASSSDDDVSDSEREPPQQRHEPPPPPLPRAPSPPKTQASGSSADQKPETFESLPDASMLLNSPTVSLVSGNDHASVVAAAMAESASRKRDSKGMMGLGSGGGAAAAPRAKLPRATLPHSKSVPDTEGGLLVPPQLKGRSNVVTEDISKLFVSRQAVAQPRGPENQS; encoded by the exons ATGTCTCTGGTAGACTACGCATCCTCTTCAGACGACGACGTTTCAGACTCCGAACGTGAACCACCACAACAACGCCATGAGCCACCGCCACCTCCACTCCCGCGAGCCCCTTCCCCCCCTAAAACTCA GGCATCAGGGTCGTCGGCGGATCAAAAGCCCGAAACTTTTGAGAGTCTTCCAGATGCTTCGATGCTCTTGAACTCTCCGACGGTTTCATTGGTGAGCGGCAACGACCATGCATCTGTGGTAGCGGCGGCGATGGCGGAAAGTGCGTCGCGTAAGAGAGACTCGAAGGGGATGATGGGGTTGGGTTCCGGTGGTGGTGCAGCAGCGGCACCAAGGGCTAAACTTCCTAGAGCTACCTTACCTCATTCCAAGAGCGTTCCTGATACGGAAGGTGGCCTCCTTGTTCCCCCTCAGCTCAAAGGAAG GAGTAATGTGGTCACAGAAGATATCAGCAAGCTATTCGTCAGCAGACAGGCTGTTGCACAGCCTAGAGGACCTGAAAATCAGTCGTAG
- the LOC18585727 gene encoding probable glycerol-3-phosphate dehydrogenase [NAD(+)] 1, cytosolic encodes MVGTTEATGQNVHANGLIHNSNGSLEEKLDELRHLMGKAEGDPLRIVGVGAGAWGSVFTALLQDSYGHLRDKVLIRIWRRPGRAVDRATAEHLFEVINSREDVLRRLIRRCAYLKYVEARLGDRTLYADEILKDGFCLNMIDTPLCPLKVVTNLQEAVWDADVVINGLPSTETHQVFEEIRRYWKERITVPVIISLAKGVEAELGPQPRIITPTQMINRATGIPIENILYLGGPNIASEIYNKEYANARICGAEKWRKALAKFLRQPHFIVWDNGDLVTHEVMGGLKNVYAIGAGMVAALTNESATSKSVYFAHCTSEMIFITHLLAEEPEKLAGPLLADTYVTLLKGRNAWYGQQLAKGVLSLEMGDSIKGKGMIQGVSAVKAFYELLSQFSLSVLHPEENKHVAPVELCPILRMLYKILITREFPLQAILEALRDETMYDPKDRIEIAQTHVFYRPSLLGQQP; translated from the exons atggtAGGAACTACCGAAGCAACGGGCCAAAATGTCCATGCAAATGGCTTGATTCATAACTCCAATGGTTCTTTAGAAGAGAAGCTTGACGAGCTTCGGCATCTCATGGGCAAAGCAGAAGGCGATCCGCTAAGAATTGTTGGTGTTGGGGCAGGTGCTTGGGGTAGTGTATTCACTGCTTTGTTGCAGGATAGTTATGGTCACCTAAGAGATAAGGTTCTGATAAGAATATGGAGGAGACCTGGAAGGGCAGTTGATAGGGCCACAGCTGAGCACTTATTCGAAGTGATCAATTCAAGGGAGGATGTCTTGAGGAGACTGATTAGGCGGTGTGCGTACTTGAAGTATGTAGAGGCAAGATTAGGTGATCGGACTCTGTATGCAGATGAGATTTTGAAAGATGGCTTCTGCTTGAATATGATTGACACTCCGCTTTGCCCTTTAAAGGTTGTTACTAACTTGCAGGAAGCTGTGTGGGATGCTGATGTTGTGATTAATGGCTTGCCATCAACGGAAACTCACCAGGTGTTTGAGGAAATTAGAAGGTATTGGAAAGAGAGAATAACAGTGCCCGTAATCATATCCCTGGCAAAGGGTGTAGAAGCTGAGTTGGGGCCTCAGCCTCGCATAATAACTCCCACCCAGATGATCAATCGAGCTA CTGGAATCCCTATAGAGAACATTCTCTATCTTGGAGGACCAAATATCGCTTCAGAGATTTATAATAAAGAATATGCTAATGCTCGAATTTGTGGGGCTGAAAAGTGGAGGAAAGCATTGGCAAAGTTTTTAAGGCAGCCCCACTTTATTGTGTGGGACAACGGTGATCTTGTTACTCATGAAGTTATGGGCGGTTTGAAGAATGTCTATGCCATTGGAGCTG GAATGGTAGCAGCTCTAACCAATGAGAGTGCCACCAGCAAATCAGTATACTTTGCACACTGTACATCTGAGATGATTTTTATCACTCATCTCTTGGCAGAAGAGCCAGAAAAACTTGCTGGGCCTTTGTTGGCTGACACTTACGTAACCCTGTTGAAAGGTCGTAATGCATGGTATGGGCAACAGTTGGCCAAAGGGGTACTGAGCCTTGAAATGGGTGATAGCATCAAGGGGAAGGGGATGATTCAG GGTGTCTCTGCTGTGAAAGCCTTTTATGAGCTGCTTAGTCAGTTCAGCCTGAGTGTCTTACACCCTGAAGAAAACAAACATGTAGCTCCAGTGGAGCTTTGCCCCATTTTGAGGATGCTATATAAGATACTCATCACGAG GGAGTTTCCATTACAAGCCATCCTAGAAGCATTAAGGGATGAAACCATGTATGACCCAAAAGATCGTATCGAGATAGCACAAACTCACGTGTTCTACAGACCATCACTTCTTGGTCAGCAGCCATGA